The Streptococcus equi subsp. equi nucleotide sequence CGACAAAATAGCCTGTTTTGCAATTCAATGAAAAGAGGTAGGTGCCATCAGGCTTAAACATGTTGTAATAGCCATTCCCATTGATAATATTGACCGGCTCTAGGATATAATCATTGCCTGAAATATAGCCCCTTGCTTGTGAGGTAGCCACAATACGCTCAAGCACACCTGGATTAAAGGCCCAAGCAGGGTTTCCTGTATCAGCAATCATAGCCTGATTGTAGGGCACACGAGACAGGTCACGCTGCAATATTGAAGGGTCATAGCCTGTAATGCCATACATTGGAGCCACTGGAGCTGGTACAGCAGGAACCTGCGGAGCTGCAGGGCTTGCTGGTAAGGCAGAAGCAGCTGGAGTGCTAGCTGCTTGGGTAGCAGACCTGCTTGCTAGCTGCTCACGACCTGCCTTGATGCTTGATTGTAGCAATGAATCAAGTTTTGCATTACCAGTGGTTAGCGTATCACTAGCTAGGTCATCAAAATTAGCATCAGCTTTGACCTCAGCTGCAATCTTTTCACCATTGACAATTGCAGCTGTTGTAAATTTCCCATTAACCGCCTGAATAGCTGTTACTTGCTTTTTCAGCCCAGTAACCTTTTCCTTAGCCTTGTCATAATAGGCTGTCCCTTCAAGCCTTTTTAAAGCAGTCTCCAAATTCGGTAACTGATCAAAGGCGCTATTTTTTAGGGTTGTTTTATCATTATCTGTGAAAAATGTCTTGTAAAGATCTTCAAAAGCCTTAGCATTAGCCTTTGTTTTGTTGGTCTGATTAGCTGTTGATGCTTTGCTCCTTGCTTTTTTAGAAACAGTAGCCTTTGACTGAGGCTTATGCTTAGACAGCTGATAGATATGGTTGAGGGCAAAGGCTGAGGCTACAAGGGTTAGCGTGGCTAACAAAATAGCAAACAGAGGCTTTTTCTTTTTAGACCTACGACTAGCATAGCTATCTGATAAAATACTCTCTACTTCTGCAGGTCGCTCGCTAACTGCGTCATCAGCTAGCTGCCCAGTAAAATCACTAGCAGAATCAGTAGCTGCCGCTGAAGTGTCAGCTCTAGCTGCTAGAGGCTCAATGAATGAGGTCTCACCGGCTGGCTTCTCCTCTGTTGAAGCCTCGTCCACTGGCTCAACATCAACTAAGCCGGCTTTGCTGAGCTCCTCTCTTTGTTTTTTGATAAAGTTATCCAGACTTGCTGTATCTAACTCCATATACTTTGCATCAAACTTTTGTGATGACACTTCGTTACGATGCCGCTTAATATATTTGTCTAAAACACTATCATCCTCGGTAATCCCTGCTTTTAGCTCTGAGTCCTTGCGTACTGCCTCACCGATTGTCATTTTTTTGGCTTCATGAAGCTCCAAATTTTGGCTTTCTGCCTCTGATTCAAATGCTTTGCTTTTTTCTGACACGTTTTTTACCTCTCTATATCAGATTGCGCTTTACCCTCTCTCCATAAAATTGATACAAATCAACCCTTAGAGTACCATTATAAAGCTTACGTTTTTTATCAGCTTTTTGACCATATTTTTGTTCAAAATGATCATCACTCGTCAAAATAAACTTGCTCCAGGTAACTAATGGAGCAAAGACCTGTACCATCTCATTATACAAGATGTCTACTGCTTTGTCATCAAGCAAACGCTCTCCATAAGGAGGATTTGAAATGATGACACCGTTTATCTTGTCTGTACGGAAATCCTGCAAGCGCATTTGCTTAAAGGTAATGATATCAGCCAAGCCAGCCTCCTCAGCATTTCTCTTGGCAAGCTCAACCATACGACCGTCAATATCAAAGCCTGAAATATCCAGCTCAATATCATAATTAGCCTCTTTTTCAGCAGCGTCACGAACCTTTTGAACACGATCTTTGTCCACCCAGCTCCATTCCTCAAAGGCAAAGGAGCGATTAAAGCCAGGAGCGATATTCATTCCGATGAGAGCCGCCTCGATACAAAAGGTCCCCGATCCACAGGTGGGATCAACCAAGGGCTTATCCGGAAACCAATTAGACAGCTTGAGGATAGCTGCTGCCATGTTTTCCTTAATAGGAGCTCCC carries:
- the rlmL gene encoding RNA methylase family protein, with the translated sequence MKEQFTLVATAAAGLEAVVGKELRALGFDCRVDNGKVFFEGDIEAIAKANLWLRAADRIKIIVGQFPARSFEELFQGVFALDWEHYLPLGARFPIAKAKCVRSTLHNEPSVQAITKKAIVRKLQQHFHRPEHIPLQEVGAEFKIEVSILKDQATLMIDTSGSSLFKRGYRVEKGGAPIKENMAAAILKLSNWFPDKPLVDPTCGSGTFCIEAALIGMNIAPGFNRSFAFEEWSWVDKDRVQKVRDAAEKEANYDIELDISGFDIDGRMVELAKRNAEEAGLADIITFKQMRLQDFRTDKINGVIISNPPYGERLLDDKAVDILYNEMVQVFAPLVTWSKFILTSDDHFEQKYGQKADKKRKLYNGTLRVDLYQFYGERVKRNLI
- a CDS encoding membrane protein, which gives rise to MSEKSKAFESEAESQNLELHEAKKMTIGEAVRKDSELKAGITEDDSVLDKYIKRHRNEVSSQKFDAKYMELDTASLDNFIKKQREELSKAGLVDVEPVDEASTEEKPAGETSFIEPLAARADTSAAATDSASDFTGQLADDAVSERPAEVESILSDSYASRRSKKKKPLFAILLATLTLVASAFALNHIYQLSKHKPQSKATVSKKARSKASTANQTNKTKANAKAFEDLYKTFFTDNDKTTLKNSAFDQLPNLETALKRLEGTAYYDKAKEKVTGLKKQVTAIQAVNGKFTTAAIVNGEKIAAEVKADANFDDLASDTLTTGNAKLDSLLQSSIKAGREQLASRSATQAASTPAASALPASPAAPQVPAVPAPVAPMYGITGYDPSILQRDLSRVPYNQAMIADTGNPAWAFNPGVLERIVATSQARGYISGNDYILEPVNIINGNGYYNMFKPDGTYLFSLNCKTGYFVGNGKGHAEDLDY